From bacterium, the proteins below share one genomic window:
- a CDS encoding PIN domain protein, whose translation VLVSWNFRHIVNLNKIHLYNGVNLKKGYPLLEIRSPREVVYEKEI comes from the coding sequence TGTTCTGGTAAGTTGGAATTTTAGGCATATTGTGAATTTAAATAAAATTCATCTCTATAATGGGGTAAATCTTAAAAAGGGCTATCCGTTATTAGAGATAAGAAGTCCCAGGGAGGTAGTCTATGAAAAAGAAATTTGA